The genomic stretch TTCTTCGGGGCAGAGGTCTCGGAGGTGCCCAGCGCGCCCATGAGCCGCTGCTCCGAGCAGAAGGTGGGAGAAGCAGCcctcggggcggcggcggccggcgcggccccggcgcccggccccgcgcagcccccgccgcggcctgccCCCCTATGGCCGGGCGGCGAagccctggccgccgccgccgttaagccgcggccggcggggggcggcgcggaggggcccggcgcggcccccaaGGGCAAAGCCCCGGGCctggcggcgctgcccggcgagGAGCGCGGcttcgcccccggcccccggctggATCAGGAcgccggctccggcggcggcagcctggccccggcccccgcggcctcTCCGCCGGCAGCGGAGCCCGGGCAGGATTATCTGCACGTGCCCATCCTGCCCCTCAACTCTGCCTACCTGGCGTCGCGCACCCGGCAGCTCTTGGACGTGGAGGAGTACGAGAGCGGCGCCTTCGGCCAGCGCGCCTCGCCCGCCGCCGACTTCGCGGACTTCGTCTACCCCGCGGCCGAGGCCAAGGAGGGGCCCTTCGCCTACGGCGACTTCCAGCCCGCCCTGAAGATCAAGGAGGAGGGCATCGGCGTCCCCAGCCCCTTCCTGGGCGCCAagggcgccgccgcggcgggctgcgCCGACTTCGCGCAGCACCCGCGGGCCGGCCAGGACCCCTCGCTGGAGTGCGTCCTCTACAAAGCGGAGTCCTCCCTCCTGGCCGGCGCCTacgggccggcagcggcggctgcaGCGGCGGCGGTGGGGCCGCCCGACAGCCTGCCCTCCACCTCCGCGGCGCCGCCGGTCCTCTACCCGCCGCTCGGCCTCAACGGCCACCAGCCCCTGGGCTTCCCGGCGGCGGTGCTGAAGGAGGGTTTGCCCCAGCTGTGCCCGCCCTTCATCGGGTACATTCGGTAAGGGCGAGcagggccgcgggcggggcggcgcggggacgcTGAGCGCGCGGGGGCCGGcagcggccgttgggcgcgcgggggccggcagcggccgttgggcgcgcgggggccggcagcggccgttgggcgcgcgggggccggccGCCCAGGTCCGTGAGCTGTACCGGCCGGGTGCGCCCAAGCGCTTTTCTTCCCGAGGGGAGCGAAATCGGAGCGGCGTCGCGCAAACGCACTCACTGAGAGAACAGATTCGCAGGTGAAGCCGCTCCTCTGAGTGCGTTTTGCGCTTTCTGCTGCCGGAGACTAGTTTCATCGCAGTGTGAGGCATGGCATCTTGAAAGTATTCTTGGGAGGCAGCCTGAGTGATAGGCGGTACTGAGGCAAATAACTAAATTTTGCCTGGCTAAACTCCATTTGAGGTTTTTAGAAAGTAATTGTAGATAGCTTACGTATTGTCTGTGCGCTAGGAAATCACAGTTCATGCGTGAAGTGAGCTGTGATGCATTTTACTGTGTTGAATTTTAGCTTGGCAACTGATACATTTTTAGATCTTTCGGGCACAGTTCTGGTTTGAGAAAAGTAGCGTTTTTATCTTTATAATTGTTCATTACTACATAATGTCTTAACAAGTAATCAGTTCCAAAGAGGGGAAGAGCAGTGTATTTTGCAGACTGTATCTTAATTCACACATAGACAATATTTATAAATGTCTAAATATTCTTTAAAGTATTTATTCCTGATTTCAGAAAAAGCAGtaaatttcacacaaaaaaagaaacctaaaacGTTTCAAATATGTATATAGATTTGGTAGAATTAAATGGCTCACTGTGATTCCAAGATGTTATGCATTACATAGGAAAGTAtgcaaaaatatgtatatacacagtACTACAGTCTCAACAGAAATCCTcggattttttaaaacataaggaTCAACCAGATTAGTTTTTTTCTTGCCAAGAAATTTGGAAGTACTTTCCTTTACTTTCCCTAATGTGCCCATCAAAACTAGCTGCTGGTCAGAACCCTGTAACCGAATGGGAGGAGACAAACGGATTAGTGACGGTTTTTCTAGCTGAGATAAATTGTTCCCATGTGAAAGGGGCTTTTGAAATTCAGTTTACTCCTCTTTGATTCTGTCACTCTACCATTCTgtgctgaggaaaaaatataaaaagtagtTTGACTTACTCACAAGAGCTGTTGCTCTGAGGAAGATGAATATTCTAATACGTTCCTAGATTTTACCTTCTTCAGCTAATGAAGGTTAGAATACTACTTGGCCCACTATGTTAGCTTTTTAATGACTTGTCATATTTTACAAATGTACCTTTTATCCTAGTATAGGCAAGCCCTTAAATGGAAATGCAGTCATACTTggactttctttattttttcttcttgtccttctGAAGTTTGGTtacaattttaaaaaggaagtttaaaatataaaactgatTAATACAGGTAGCTGTCACAAATTAACCATTAACTGTCACAAATCTAGATATTTAATTTCTctcaattctttttcttttaaaggccaGATACAGAAACCAGTCAAAGTCCTCAATACAGCTTCGAATCCTTACCCCAGAAGATTTGTCTCATCTGTGGTGATGAGGCATCTGGTTGCCACTATGGAGTACTTACCTGTGGAAGTTGTAAAGTCTTCTTTAAAAGGGCAATGGAAGGTAGGTACTATATGATGCCGTTCTTCCTAGTTACTTGAAATACATCTTTCTAAGCATTGCTAAGAACATAACTTTTATCCATTGCTGAAACAGATCTTTAAAAGTATTATCAGTGTAGTCAGGGTTttcattgttgttgttttggCAACTCTATTTAAAGTATTGCAGTGAATACTTATTTCTTTCTTAATTGATTTTACtagcattatttattttacttttattatttactatttatCATTTACTCTTGCCGAGGAGGCAGAGGTTCATAAAAATCTTTCATATTACACAATTTAACTTAAAAAGTTTGAATgctaatcaaataaaaatgttgtgGATATGAATTAATTGTAGGCAGATAAGAATTTATTTTGGCTTCATTCTGTTTTCCAAGTCATGAGGCATTTTTCTTGCTTGCAAAATGCAGAATTTAGCCTCCTGAGTTTTATGGAAGTATTTCAAGTTTTAGTGAACTATttcaagtaataataataataaatgggTTTGACTTTTGTTCCAGCTAGCCATTAATTAACTTAAGTCGAGCTGCAAGTTTAAGAAGACGATAATAAGAatacttagggttttttttttctgttctaattaTATTATGTGACTTGAGGTCATTGTCGATATATGCCCACTGAGGTTTTAAATATGTACAAATACAAGAACAGATTTCTTTATATAGTTCAACCAATGATGCAGTGTAACAAATGCATCTACATTTTATGCTTTGTCTCCTTTTCTGTGGTTATATTCTTACCCATCAGAAGTAGGATATTAAGGTTTCTGCTGTATATGCTTAACAAAACTGTTGTTACAGTATAtagatttcattaaaataaaaaattgcatcCTATGTTTTCTTGTTGTGATACATAGTTTATTCAACTTTATAGATTCTATTGACCTTCAAATGAAGAGGTATATGAATATTGGGAAATTAAAAGCCTAGGGAAATAATGTGGtttagattttttgtttttgttttagtatGCTGTTATTTTCTAGTTTCAGCATGTGCACATGTTTTTCTTTACACTTGCACTATAAGGACACAAGACTACATGGACTTTGGAGttactgcagcattttttttctcgAATACATTTAGTGGGATAAAAGAGGCAGTCATTAGAAACATGTATGTTAGCTTTCAATATGGGAAGAACTTGGCTCTTAAGTCATCTCTAGGAATACACTTAAGTTTCATTGGCTCTGTTAATCTAGTCTCTTGGTTTCGCTTCACatactttgcttttgtttcttttagtaAATCAGTTATATACttaaaaataacccccaaaacaGGGAAATGAAGTTTTAAGAATGAGTATAGTTAAtgaatgctgtatttaaaaaagttttattgTTCGCTTTTCCACTCTacagtaatatttattttttattttctatttgaatTTGATTCTATCACATTTAAATTTCATCTCTTTCCTAAGCTAGTATCAATATTTGTGCAGAAGGTAAGCCTgctcaaaaatgcatttttttaatgttcagcataaatattttagtgaaaaatattaagaagACATATCAGTTGGTGGTAGAAATGTCTTAACTGAAGTTTGGTTTTGCTAGTTATTTACACAAAGTCTGTACTTGTAGAATCTTACCAGATCAAGAAtatagacagaaaaagaaaggtgagGTCAGCACAGTTATACAAACAAGATGCTTATGATTTGCATAGCATCTTCATATTCACCATTTTTAAGTGATTGCAAAGAGTGGGCATACTGTGAGGAAGGGCATTTGGTTCCTTTAGTAAGAATATTCAAAGAATGGACAACTACCTCAGAAAGCAGAGagtataagaagaaaaaatatagccTACTGAGTCTTAAGGGAAAGAATAACAGAAATAAGCAGCATGAGCAAGCTGATCAGACACAGTTATTTTTAGTTACTTGGCTTTATGTAGAAGGGGCAAATCTATGGAGAGTTCTTTAAAAAAGATGGACTTCCCATTTTAACTGAAGCATAGGGTATAATTAGCAGCATTGAAATAATCTCATTTATGGATAGATGCCTGGTTTCTCTCTAATATAGATGTAATGTACTTAATTTTCACTTGGTTTGGTATCACAAGTGAAAATGATAGAATATTCTTcagtaaaaaaacattttttttgcaaatacaatAGAAAATGATGCTTAAAAATTTACAATAGTAATTGTGTAAATTTAattgagcatattttttaatgtCCCCATGCCTATCACTTCTTGAAGTGAGAATGCATTATTTACCTTTTCAGAGCTTTAGGTAGTACTATTACAGACatagttattttgttttttaaataatcttgcaAATAACATGTTAGACTTTGTGAATGCAAATTTATAGTCATGACTCTACTTTAGATTTACTTCGCATGAGTACCTATCActatacaaaattaaaataaaattgaaaatagaAGTTTGCTACTTGTTGGATTTTCTGTATTTAGGTGACTTTTTCATATATTATGAAGCTTTCAAgagcataaattaaaaaaatggacaAAGTATAGTGGCATATAATTTACTGAGAAATGTCTATTActattaaaaatatctatttaatCTCAAATATGTTGGTTGTTTCAAGTCTAATAGCCTATGCCATCTTCCTGTTCATACACCATTTACTTTTACTCTCCTTTATTGTGTGGAAATTACCTTATATAATTAAATGCTCCCTTTGTGTTAAAAGGGGCCATTGCATTATCCAGAAAACTCCATTTTTCATCTCTGATCTTTCAGAATAGAAGTCAAGTCATAATATTCAGAACGAATAATTATCTAAGACTACATAGGTGAACCTAGAAATGTTTCTACAGTAAGTA from Dromaius novaehollandiae isolate bDroNov1 chromosome 1, bDroNov1.hap1, whole genome shotgun sequence encodes the following:
- the PGR gene encoding progesterone receptor isoform X3 gives rise to the protein MTEVKAKDPGAPSSARDGAVLLQGHPSRDPFRREAEAIDISLDGLLYPKSSDEEEDEEEEPRKQPGEEDRECLSYRPGSGSLSDKDSLDSVLDTFLAPTAHASSAVAAAPWSFFGAEVSEVPSAPMSRCSEQKVGEAALGAAAAGAAPAPGPAQPPPRPAPLWPGGEALAAAAVKPRPAGGGAEGPGAAPKGKAPGLAALPGEERGFAPGPRLDQDAGSGGGSLAPAPAASPPAAEPGQDYLHVPILPLNSAYLASRTRQLLDVEEYESGAFGQRASPAADFADFVYPAAEAKEGPFAYGDFQPALKIKEEGIGVPSPFLGAKGAAAAGCADFAQHPRAGQDPSLECVLYKAESSLLAGAYGPAAAAAAAAVGPPDSLPSTSAAPPVLYPPLGLNGHQPLGFPAAVLKEGLPQLCPPFIGYIRPDTETSQSPQYSFESLPQKICLICGDEASGCHYGVLTCGSCKVFFKRAMEGQHNYLCAGRNDCIVDKIRRKNCPACRLRKCCQAGMVLGGRKFKKFNKIKVVRTLDVALQQPAALQDESQSLTQRLSFSPNQEIQFVPPMISVLRGIEPEVVYAGYDNTKPETPSSLLTSLNHLCERQLLCVVKWSKLLPGFRNLHIDDQITLIQYSWMSLMVFAMGWRSYKHVSGQMLYFAPDLILNE